The proteins below come from a single Triticum aestivum cultivar Chinese Spring chromosome 5D, IWGSC CS RefSeq v2.1, whole genome shotgun sequence genomic window:
- the LOC123123856 gene encoding probable peptide/nitrate transporter At3g43790 isoform X1, producing MAAPLLAEGRRVCREGCPGCRLDEINKANTGVPYLNFFFIWVVCLCADSGPESCKAGARHWVLCWFCRIVLNTLFGLSTTYWMAIVTRGLLGLLCGILGPIKAYASEVCTKEHQALGISLVTSSRAIALIIGPAIGGFLAQPAKKYPNLFSEESIFGRFPYFLPCLVISVLAAGACVACIWLPETLHVYNDDKIEAIDTMEVQVDDSILEDGKTKEYGSKRMASTKSLLKNRQLMSAIILYCVFSLHDTAYFEIFSLWAVSSRKYRGLSLTSQDIGTVLAISGFGVLVYQLVIYPLLAKYVGLIKPLRSAAVLSVLLLATYPLMSNLYGMELQVLINIASLLKNMFAATITIACNILQNTSVPQEQRGVANGISVTLMSIFKAVAPAAAGILFSWSQENITGLFLPGDLIMFLMLNMVSVIGLLLTFKPFCSMPSATK from the exons ATGGCGGCTCCGTTGCTGGCGGAGGGGAGGAGGGTGTGCAGGGAAGGGTGCCCCGGGTGCAGGCTGGACGAGATCAACAAGGCCAACACCGGCGTCCCCTACCTCAACTTCTTCTTCATCTGGGTCGTCTGCCTCTGCGCCG ATTCAGGACCTGAAAGTTGCAAAGCAGGAGCAAGACATTGGGTTCTATGCTGGTTTTGTCG GATTGTACTTAACACCCTCTTTGGACTTAGCACGACTTACTGGATGGCAATTGTTACTAGGGGGCTACTTGGGTTACTATGTGGTATATTAGGACCAATCAAG GCCTATGCTTCAGAAGTCTGTACAAAGGAACACCAAGCGCTAGGAATTTCTCTT GTCACATCTTCGCGGGCAATAGCTCTTATTATTGGACCAGCCATTGGAGGATTTCTCGCACAA CCTGCAAAAAAGTACCCGAATCTTTTCTCTGAGGAATCCATATTTGGGAG GTTTCCATACTTCCTCCCTTGCTTGGTAATATCGGTACTAGCTGCAGGAGCATGTGTTGCATGTATTTGGCTTCCG GAAACTCTGCACGTGTACAATGATGATAAAATAGAAGCTAtcgacacaatggaggtacaagttGATGACTCGATCTTAGAAGATGGGAAAACTAAAGAATATGGGTCGAAAAGAATGGCATCTACAAAGAGCCTACTAAAGAACCGGCAGTTGATGTCAGCAATAATCCTCTATTGTGTCTTTTCTCTCCATGATACAGCTTATTTCGAG ATATTTTCACTGTGGGCTGTGAGCAGCCGAAAATACCGGGGGCTGAGTTTAACATCTCAGGACATTGGTACTGTTCTAGCTATCTCAG GGTTTGGTGTTTTGGTGTATCAACTTGTGATTTACCCATTACTTGCCAAGTATGTTGGGTTAATCAAGCCATTACGCTCTGCGGCA GTATTATCTGTACTTCTCCTTGCAACATATCCTTTAATGTCCAACCTATACGGCATGGAGCTCCAAGTACTCATCAACATAGCTTCGCTTTTGAAGAATATGTTTGCA GCCACGATTACTATTGCCTGCAACATTCTGCAGAACACATCGGTG CCACAAGAACAAAGGGGTGTTGCAAATGGTATTTCAGTGACCCTGATGTCAATCTTTAAAGCAGTAGCTCCAGCAGCAGCAGGAATTTT GTTTTCGTGGTCTCAGGAAAACATAACTGGGTTGTTCTTACCAG GTGATCTGATCATGTTCTTGATGCTAAACATGGTGTCAGTAATTGGGCTCTTGCTGACATTCAAGCCATTTTGCTCTATGCCTAGTGCGACCAAATAA
- the LOC123123856 gene encoding probable peptide/nitrate transporter At3g43790 isoform X2: protein MAAPLLAEGRRVCREGCPGCRLDEINKANTGVPYLNFFFIWVVCLCAALPIQSLFPYLYFMIQDLKVAKQEQDIGFYAGFVGEDYFLGRTISAVPWGMFADKYGRKPCIVISILSVIVLNTLFGLSTTYWMAIVTRGLLGLLCGILGPIKAYASEVCTKEHQALGISLVTSSRAIALIIGPAIGGFLAQPAKKYPNLFSEESIFGRFPYFLPCLVISVLAAGACVACIWLPETLHVYNDDKIEAIDTMEVQVDDSILEDGKTKEYGSKRMASTKSLLKNRQLMSAIILYCVFSLHDTAYFEIFSLWAVSSRKYRGLSLTSQDIGTVLAISGFGVLVYQLVIYPLLAKYVGLIKPLRSAAVLSVLLLATYPLMSNLYGMELQVLINIASLLKNMFAATITIACNILQNTSVPQEQRGVANGISVTLMSIFKAVAPAAAGILFSWSQENITGLFLPGDLIMFLMLNMVSVIGLLLTFKPFCSMPSATK from the exons ATGGCGGCTCCGTTGCTGGCGGAGGGGAGGAGGGTGTGCAGGGAAGGGTGCCCCGGGTGCAGGCTGGACGAGATCAACAAGGCCAACACCGGCGTCCCCTACCTCAACTTCTTCTTCATCTGGGTCGTCTGCCTCTGCGCCG CGTTACCCATCCAGTCGCTATTTCCCTACCTTTACTTCATG ATTCAGGACCTGAAAGTTGCAAAGCAGGAGCAAGACATTGGGTTCTATGCTGGTTTTGTCGGTgagga TTATTTCCTTGGAAGAACAATCAGTGCTGTGCCATGGGGCATGTTTGCCGACAAATATGGGAGGAAACCCTGCATTGTGATCAGTATCCTCTCAGT GATTGTACTTAACACCCTCTTTGGACTTAGCACGACTTACTGGATGGCAATTGTTACTAGGGGGCTACTTGGGTTACTATGTGGTATATTAGGACCAATCAAG GCCTATGCTTCAGAAGTCTGTACAAAGGAACACCAAGCGCTAGGAATTTCTCTT GTCACATCTTCGCGGGCAATAGCTCTTATTATTGGACCAGCCATTGGAGGATTTCTCGCACAA CCTGCAAAAAAGTACCCGAATCTTTTCTCTGAGGAATCCATATTTGGGAG GTTTCCATACTTCCTCCCTTGCTTGGTAATATCGGTACTAGCTGCAGGAGCATGTGTTGCATGTATTTGGCTTCCG GAAACTCTGCACGTGTACAATGATGATAAAATAGAAGCTAtcgacacaatggaggtacaagttGATGACTCGATCTTAGAAGATGGGAAAACTAAAGAATATGGGTCGAAAAGAATGGCATCTACAAAGAGCCTACTAAAGAACCGGCAGTTGATGTCAGCAATAATCCTCTATTGTGTCTTTTCTCTCCATGATACAGCTTATTTCGAG ATATTTTCACTGTGGGCTGTGAGCAGCCGAAAATACCGGGGGCTGAGTTTAACATCTCAGGACATTGGTACTGTTCTAGCTATCTCAG GGTTTGGTGTTTTGGTGTATCAACTTGTGATTTACCCATTACTTGCCAAGTATGTTGGGTTAATCAAGCCATTACGCTCTGCGGCA GTATTATCTGTACTTCTCCTTGCAACATATCCTTTAATGTCCAACCTATACGGCATGGAGCTCCAAGTACTCATCAACATAGCTTCGCTTTTGAAGAATATGTTTGCA GCCACGATTACTATTGCCTGCAACATTCTGCAGAACACATCGGTG CCACAAGAACAAAGGGGTGTTGCAAATGGTATTTCAGTGACCCTGATGTCAATCTTTAAAGCAGTAGCTCCAGCAGCAGCAGGAATTTT GTTTTCGTGGTCTCAGGAAAACATAACTGGGTTGTTCTTACCAG GTGATCTGATCATGTTCTTGATGCTAAACATGGTGTCAGTAATTGGGCTCTTGCTGACATTCAAGCCATTTTGCTCTATGCCTAGTGCGACCAAATAA